One Streptomyces sp. B21-105 genomic region harbors:
- a CDS encoding FAD-dependent oxidoreductase, whose translation MYDLLVVGAGPYGLSIASHAADAGLSLRVFGRPMASWRDNMPGGMFLKSEPWASNLSDPAARWRLDAYCATRGMTARHGEPIPVETFAEYGLWFARNAVPEVDERTVVRVAALPGGFEAVTEDGETVQARTVALAVGVMPFVEIPAALRGLPSSLVSHSSHHGDLERFRGRDVTVIGGGQAALETAALLAEQGTRVRVLARSDRLRWNDVPPPWERPWWRSARSPHSGLGCGWRNWFYAERPGLYRRLPEPTRARIAATALGPAGAWWVRDRVEGAVEVCLDHEVTAAVAADGGVRLDVTGAEPFETEHVIAATGFRATRDRLGLLSGPLRDALATVADGSPEVGRDFESSCPGLFMAGLVTAAGFGPAMRFVHGATFTAGTLVQGVQRRLRTGLSGGAIPAPGRRGAAESVRR comes from the coding sequence ATGTACGACCTGCTGGTGGTGGGAGCGGGCCCGTACGGCCTGTCCATCGCGTCGCACGCCGCGGACGCCGGGCTGAGCCTGCGCGTCTTCGGCCGGCCGATGGCCTCCTGGCGCGACAACATGCCGGGCGGGATGTTCCTCAAGTCCGAGCCGTGGGCGTCCAACCTGTCGGACCCGGCGGCCCGCTGGCGGCTCGACGCGTACTGCGCGACCCGGGGCATGACGGCCCGTCACGGAGAGCCGATCCCCGTGGAGACGTTCGCCGAGTACGGCCTGTGGTTCGCCCGCAACGCCGTCCCCGAGGTGGACGAGCGCACGGTGGTCCGCGTCGCGGCGCTGCCCGGTGGCTTCGAGGCGGTCACCGAGGACGGCGAGACCGTGCAGGCCCGCACGGTCGCTCTCGCGGTCGGGGTGATGCCGTTCGTGGAGATCCCCGCGGCCCTGCGCGGGCTGCCGTCCTCGCTCGTCTCGCACAGCAGCCACCACGGCGACCTCGAACGCTTCCGCGGCCGGGACGTCACCGTGATCGGCGGCGGGCAGGCCGCCCTCGAGACGGCCGCGCTGCTCGCCGAACAGGGCACCCGGGTCCGCGTGCTGGCCCGCTCCGACCGGCTGCGCTGGAACGACGTCCCGCCGCCCTGGGAACGCCCGTGGTGGCGGTCGGCCCGCTCCCCGCACAGCGGCCTCGGCTGCGGCTGGCGCAACTGGTTCTACGCCGAACGCCCCGGCCTCTACCGGCGGCTCCCGGAGCCGACCCGCGCACGGATCGCGGCGACGGCGCTCGGACCGGCCGGCGCCTGGTGGGTGCGCGACCGGGTGGAGGGCGCCGTGGAGGTGTGCCTCGACCACGAGGTGACGGCGGCGGTCGCGGCGGACGGCGGAGTGCGGCTGGACGTGACGGGCGCGGAGCCCTTCGAGACCGAGCACGTGATCGCGGCCACCGGCTTCCGGGCGACCCGCGATCGGCTCGGACTCCTCTCCGGCCCGCTGCGCGACGCACTGGCCACGGTGGCCGACGGCTCCCCCGAGGTGGGCCGGGACTTCGAGTCGTCCTGCCCCGGACTGTTCATGGCCGGCCTGGTCACGGCCGCCGGGTTCGGGCCGGCGATGCGTTTCGTGCACGGCGCGACCTTCACGGCGGGGACGCTCGTGCAGGGCGTGCAACGCCGGCTGCGCACAGGGCTGTCGGGCGGGGCGATCCCGGCGCCGGGCCGACGCGGGGCGGCGGAGTCCGTGCGGCGCTGA
- a CDS encoding chaplin family protein, with translation MRQTLSRGMVAAAAATSILSLCGGGYALADANAVGAANSSPGSLAGNHVEAPLHIPLKVCGNSADVIAALDPAFGNACAAHAGANRAHGTPHDDSDDEESGYGDSGDEEPGYGDSGYGDSDEDEPGYGDSGDEEPGYSDSGYGGSGQGGHGHGDDCGGYGDTCGGGGHTPPGGGHGHGTPSGGGHSTPPGGGHSTHPPHGGHSSPPGGGHSTPPGGGHWTPPGGGHSSPHGGGHSTPPGGGHSTPPGGGHWTPPGGGHSSPHGGGHSTPPGGGHWTPPGGGHSTPPPHGGHSTPPPPGGHSTPPPHGGHSTPPPHGGHSTPPPGGGHSTPPPHGGHSTPPGGEHTAPPHNGGGGGHTPPELPHTGRDNAALLAASGVSAALIAGGVVLYRRGRAASRR, from the coding sequence TTGCGACAGACCCTGAGCAGGGGAATGGTCGCGGCCGCCGCCGCGACGAGCATTCTGTCCCTGTGCGGGGGCGGCTACGCCCTCGCCGACGCGAACGCCGTGGGGGCGGCCAACAGTTCACCAGGATCCCTCGCGGGCAACCACGTCGAGGCCCCGCTGCACATCCCGCTGAAGGTCTGCGGGAACTCGGCCGACGTCATCGCCGCGCTCGACCCCGCGTTCGGCAACGCCTGCGCCGCGCATGCCGGCGCCAACCGCGCGCACGGGACACCGCACGACGACTCCGACGACGAGGAGTCCGGTTACGGCGACTCCGGCGACGAGGAGCCGGGTTACGGCGACTCCGGTTACGGGGACTCCGACGAGGACGAGCCGGGTTACGGCGACTCCGGCGACGAGGAGCCGGGTTACAGCGACTCCGGATACGGCGGCTCCGGTCAGGGCGGCCACGGGCACGGAGACGACTGCGGTGGCTACGGCGACACGTGCGGCGGCGGAGGCCACACGCCTCCGGGCGGCGGTCACGGCCACGGCACCCCGTCCGGTGGCGGCCACTCGACGCCTCCCGGCGGAGGCCACTCCACCCACCCTCCGCACGGCGGTCACAGCTCTCCTCCCGGCGGGGGGCACTCGACACCTCCCGGCGGGGGTCACTGGACGCCTCCCGGCGGGGGTCACAGCTCTCCTCACGGCGGGGGTCACTCGACGCCTCCCGGCGGGGGCCACTCGACGCCTCCCGGCGGGGGTCACTGGACGCCTCCCGGCGGGGGTCACAGCTCTCCTCACGGCGGGGGTCACTCGACACCTCCCGGCGGCGGCCACTGGACGCCTCCCGGCGGAGGCCACAGCACCCCGCCCCCGCACGGCGGGCACTCGACCCCGCCCCCGCCCGGAGGCCACAGCACCCCGCCCCCGCACGGCGGGCACTCGACACCGCCTCCGCACGGGGGTCACAGCACGCCTCCGCCCGGAGGCGGGCACAGCACCCCGCCCCCGCACGGCGGGCACAGCACGCCCCCCGGCGGCGAGCACACCGCGCCCCCGCACAACGGCGGTGGCGGCGGGCACACCCCGCCCGAGCTGCCGCACACCGGCAGGGACAACGCGGCGCTGCTGGCCGCCTCCGGCGTCAGCGCGGCGCTGATCGCGGGCGGCGTCGTGCTGTACCGGCGAGGCAGGGCCGCCTCCCGGCGCTGA
- a CDS encoding chaplin yields MKKSAAVVAGLILALGGAAPAFADAGANAAAIGSPGVLSGNIVQIPIHIPINVCGNSINVIAALNPAGGNFCIND; encoded by the coding sequence ATGAAGAAGAGTGCTGCTGTTGTCGCGGGTCTGATCCTGGCCCTGGGCGGGGCCGCCCCCGCCTTCGCCGACGCCGGTGCCAACGCCGCTGCCATCGGCTCGCCGGGTGTCCTGTCCGGCAACATCGTCCAGATTCCGATCCACATTCCGATCAACGTGTGCGGCAACTCGATCAACGTCATCGCCGCTCTGAACCCGGCCGGCGGCAACTTCTGCATCAACGACTGA